A genomic stretch from Arthrobacter sp. KBS0702 includes:
- a CDS encoding pseudouridine synthase translates to MTQAGRQGSPRNSSGRTSAGQQSARTQGAGGAGRGQRDFSKGGGDRPFKRPKPREEAFVDPDLNPGGGAPDQADRKGGAKPAARKPAARKPGAGKVPGTPGALKPKPRVGAGAAKAVGSRAFGSERFGQSLGPVRKPARKRGPRGAVPQSELHDADGVRLQKVMASAGVASRRVCEEMIAEGRVEVDGQVVTELGVRVDPKTAVIHVDGLRIQLDENMVYMVFNKPKGVVSTMEDPDGRPCISDFVRNHHGERLFHVGRLDVATEGLLLLTNDGELANRLTHPSYEVPKTYLVQVRGPFPQGVGAQLKAGIELEDGIASVDSFKLVDSTPGHVLIEVVLHSGKNRIVRRLFDAVGFPVLRLVRVKVGPIGLGDQRQGSIRNLGKQEVGHLLASVGL, encoded by the coding sequence GCCAGCGCGACTTCTCCAAAGGCGGCGGCGACCGCCCCTTCAAGCGCCCCAAGCCGCGCGAAGAAGCTTTCGTCGACCCGGATCTGAACCCGGGCGGCGGAGCACCGGACCAGGCTGACCGGAAGGGCGGCGCCAAGCCCGCCGCCCGCAAGCCCGCGGCCCGCAAGCCGGGCGCCGGCAAGGTTCCAGGCACCCCGGGTGCGCTCAAGCCCAAGCCGCGCGTCGGCGCCGGTGCCGCCAAGGCAGTCGGGTCCCGCGCCTTCGGCAGCGAACGCTTCGGCCAGAGCCTCGGCCCCGTCCGCAAGCCGGCCCGCAAGCGCGGACCCCGCGGCGCCGTGCCGCAGTCCGAGCTGCACGACGCCGACGGCGTGCGCCTGCAGAAGGTCATGGCCTCCGCCGGCGTCGCCTCCCGGCGCGTCTGCGAGGAAATGATCGCCGAAGGCCGCGTCGAGGTCGACGGCCAGGTCGTCACGGAGCTCGGCGTGCGCGTCGACCCCAAGACCGCCGTGATCCATGTCGACGGCCTGCGCATCCAGCTGGACGAAAACATGGTCTACATGGTGTTCAACAAGCCCAAGGGCGTCGTCTCCACCATGGAGGACCCGGACGGCCGCCCGTGCATTAGCGACTTCGTCCGCAACCACCACGGCGAACGCCTCTTCCACGTTGGCCGCCTCGACGTCGCCACCGAGGGCCTGCTGCTGCTGACCAACGACGGCGAGCTCGCCAACCGCCTGACGCACCCGTCCTACGAGGTGCCCAAGACGTACCTCGTCCAGGTCCGCGGGCCGTTCCCGCAGGGCGTCGGCGCCCAGCTCAAGGCCGGCATCGAACTTGAAGACGGCATCGCCTCCGTGGACTCCTTCAAGCTCGTCGACTCGACCCCGGGCCACGTGCTGATCGAGGTTGTGCTGCACTCGGGCAAGAACCGCATCGTGCGCCGCCTCTTCGACGCCGTCGGTTTCCCGGTGCTGCGCCTGGTGCGCGTCAAGGTCGGACCCATCGGCCTGGGCGACCAGCGCCAGGGCAGCATCCGCAACCTCGGCAAGCAGGAAGTCGGCCACCTGCTGGCATCCGTGGGGCTGTAG
- a CDS encoding prephenate dehydrogenase, which produces MSAFRTHGRGHLNGPVVVVGTGLLGTSIGLGLRGRGVAVFLSDPSPTNQAVAVDIGAGLPLARLEDEAPELVVVAAPPDVTADVVAKALADYPQAVVVDIASVKASILAELRARGADLGRYVGTHPMAGREKSGPVAARGELFTSMPWVLCPSAETRPEALQAARALAGDLGAVVSEFGAEEHDEAVALVSHLPQVMSSLVASRLQGTPLHALSLAGNGLRDVTRIAASDPTLWVQILGANAAQIVEILYGVRDDLKRLIGTLEDPTAPGARLDLAQLISEGNAGQARIPGKHGGPPQAYSWLTVLVDDTPGQIAKLLTEIGEIGVNLEDLRLDHSSGQNVGMVEISVLPNKHELLIEALNDRGWRVLQ; this is translated from the coding sequence ATGTCCGCATTTCGCACCCACGGCCGCGGCCACCTGAACGGGCCGGTCGTGGTCGTGGGGACCGGGCTGCTGGGCACCAGCATCGGGCTGGGCCTCCGCGGCCGGGGAGTGGCCGTGTTCCTCTCCGACCCTTCGCCGACCAATCAGGCCGTCGCCGTCGACATCGGCGCCGGCCTGCCTTTGGCGCGCCTTGAGGACGAAGCGCCGGAGCTCGTTGTGGTCGCCGCGCCGCCGGACGTGACCGCCGACGTCGTCGCCAAGGCCCTCGCGGACTACCCGCAGGCCGTGGTGGTCGACATCGCCAGCGTCAAGGCGTCCATCCTGGCAGAGCTGCGCGCCCGCGGCGCGGACCTGGGCCGCTACGTCGGCACGCACCCGATGGCCGGCCGGGAGAAGTCCGGCCCGGTGGCCGCCCGCGGCGAACTGTTCACCTCCATGCCCTGGGTGCTCTGCCCCTCGGCTGAAACGCGGCCCGAGGCACTGCAGGCGGCCCGCGCGCTGGCCGGCGACCTAGGCGCCGTCGTCTCCGAATTCGGCGCCGAGGAACACGACGAAGCCGTCGCGTTGGTCTCGCACCTGCCCCAGGTCATGTCCTCGCTGGTGGCCAGCAGGCTGCAGGGCACCCCGCTGCACGCCCTTTCGCTGGCCGGCAACGGCCTGCGCGACGTGACCAGGATCGCCGCGAGCGACCCCACGCTGTGGGTGCAGATCCTCGGCGCCAACGCGGCCCAGATCGTGGAGATCCTCTACGGCGTCCGCGACGACCTGAAGCGTCTGATCGGAACCCTCGAGGATCCGACGGCGCCGGGCGCCCGGCTGGACCTTGCCCAGCTGATCAGCGAAGGCAACGCTGGCCAGGCCCGGATCCCGGGCAAGCACGGCGGACCGCCGCAGGCCTACTCCTGGCTGACCGTGCTGGTGGACGACACGCCCGGCCAGATCGCGAAGCTCCTGACGGAGATTGGCGAAATCGGCGTCAACCTCGAGGACCTCCGACTGGACCACTCCTCGGGACAGAATGTCGGCATGGTGGAAATCTCCGTGCTGCCTAACAAGCACGAGCTGCTCATCGAAGCCCTCAACGACCGTGGATGGCGGGTACTCCAGTAA
- the cmk gene encoding (d)CMP kinase, producing MTQELIETVDVVRPGKSLVVAIDGPSGSGKSSVSKEVARRLRLAYLDTGAMYRALTWFCLDNGTNLADGEAIEAAAEGLQLEISTSPQEEYVRVAGTDITDAIREPAISAAVSAIATTLGARTELIRRQRELIEKHHRRMVVEGRDITTVVAPHAEVRMLLTANEEARLRRRGIQLGGSQSAEQLAAQVTARDAKDSTVVNFTQAADGVVTLDSSDLDFAQTVDAALGIVHKVLNHTVINHTAINRD from the coding sequence ATGACCCAGGAACTCATTGAAACGGTGGACGTCGTCCGCCCCGGCAAGAGCCTCGTCGTCGCAATCGACGGCCCCTCCGGCTCCGGCAAATCGAGCGTCAGCAAAGAGGTGGCACGCCGGCTACGGCTGGCCTACCTCGACACCGGCGCCATGTACCGGGCCCTGACCTGGTTCTGCCTCGACAACGGCACGAACCTGGCCGACGGCGAAGCCATTGAAGCCGCCGCCGAGGGACTCCAGCTCGAGATCAGCACCAGCCCGCAGGAAGAATATGTCCGGGTCGCAGGGACCGACATCACCGACGCCATTCGCGAACCGGCCATTTCCGCCGCGGTCAGCGCCATCGCCACCACGCTTGGCGCGCGGACCGAACTGATCCGCCGGCAGCGCGAGCTGATCGAAAAGCACCACCGCCGCATGGTGGTCGAGGGACGGGACATCACCACCGTCGTCGCACCCCACGCCGAGGTACGCATGCTGCTCACCGCCAACGAGGAGGCACGCCTCCGCCGCCGCGGCATCCAGCTCGGCGGCAGCCAGAGCGCCGAACAGCTCGCGGCGCAGGTCACGGCCCGTGACGCGAAGGACTCCACCGTGGTGAACTTCACCCAGGCCGCCGACGGCGTGGTCACCCTCGACTCCTCGGACCTGGACTTCGCCCAGACCGTCGATGCGGCCCTTGGGATCGTGCACAAGGTTCTCAACCACACGGTCATCAACCACACGGCCATCAACCGTGACTGA
- a CDS encoding 1-acyl-sn-glycerol-3-phosphate acyltransferase, with translation MAWSRPVGWILDHLVYRTTVRGRSNVPDAGPVIFAGNHISFLDGPVMFGAAPRPMHIFVKKEMFRGFPGLVLKASGQLAVDRSGDRTALQRAKSVLDAGRCVGILPEGTRGNGEAAAINNGVAWLALNSAATVIPVAILGTRIGGEHLNAVPRPGRRLHVSFGGALNLSRKPGETGRASMDRVGTEIRAALARHVQDTIQCSGQSLPDADSPQERQTAVAGTPADHHLRKVQ, from the coding sequence ATGGCATGGAGCCGGCCGGTCGGCTGGATCCTGGACCATCTGGTCTACCGGACCACCGTCAGGGGCCGTTCCAACGTGCCGGACGCCGGCCCGGTCATTTTTGCCGGAAACCACATCAGTTTCCTGGACGGCCCGGTGATGTTCGGGGCCGCGCCGCGGCCGATGCACATTTTCGTCAAGAAGGAGATGTTCCGGGGCTTCCCGGGCCTGGTGCTGAAAGCCTCCGGCCAGTTGGCGGTCGACCGGTCGGGTGACCGGACGGCGCTGCAGCGGGCCAAGAGCGTCCTCGACGCCGGACGGTGCGTCGGGATCCTTCCCGAGGGTACCCGGGGGAACGGGGAAGCCGCGGCGATCAACAACGGGGTGGCCTGGCTTGCGCTGAACTCAGCCGCCACCGTGATCCCGGTCGCGATCCTGGGCACCAGGATCGGCGGCGAGCACCTCAACGCGGTTCCCCGGCCCGGCCGCCGGCTGCATGTCAGCTTCGGCGGCGCCCTCAATCTCAGCCGCAAGCCCGGGGAGACCGGGCGTGCTTCAATGGACAGGGTGGGTACCGAGATCCGCGCCGCCCTCGCACGGCACGTCCAAGACACCATTCAGTGCAGCGGGCAGAGCCTGCCCGACGCGGATTCCCCGCAAGAACGCCAGACAGCAGTAGCCGGGACGCCGGCAGATCACCACCTAAGGAAAGTGCAATGA